From a single Bryobacter aggregatus MPL3 genomic region:
- a CDS encoding TonB-dependent receptor → MAFGQANTATLSGNVVDTQQRAVSGARVTVTEKSKSTQREIETDEAGAFVLTQLPASTYLLRIEHPGFGPVEYAAVVLHAGDQRSLRIALAPAQVGESVTVSSEAPLVSDSAVVATSVDRHFFENQPMNGRSFQSLIALAPGVTPAAANLVTPGQFSINGQRTNANYFTVDGVSANFATSASVTPYENGGGVPAFSALGSTNSLASVDAVQEFTIQTSTYAAEYGRQPGGQIAIVTRSGSSNFHGTLFEYFRNSVFDASNFFANAAGLPKPAIKLNDFGGTLGGPIAKRTFFFASYEGLRLRQPFVTVPLQVPSLTARAAATGPIRDILNAFPLPVNAPLASDPTTVPYQASFSNPSALNATSFRIDHQFNNRYSVFGRYNYAPSSNQERAKYCAASCVSDTSALTETTTLGLTAVFTPRLTNDLRLNFSRSRTVLSYFIDTFGGAVVPPASALYPGFTDGSKGYAYIQVDGVGDNTISDGLFVNNRQRQLNFVDTLSWTLGAHSLKFGFDARYLAPISDAGSYRRQFNPNSIQLLTQGLSSDASIVAPQYALAPRYTNLSAFAQDTWRLHPRLTLTAGLRWDVNPAPSEANGHLPYTVRDLKLLPLGDKFYNTDYKGFAPRLGISAQPFAQKRTVLRGGVGLFYDLGTSFLGNAFSTSLFPNSRSKTFSQIAYTDPAFAVQPAAVSLNPPYPRVFQYQPDYRLPYTVQYSLALEQPIGTANAISVSYVGSIGRRLGRVSSLRNPTPDFTRIDLVTNDGSSSYNSLQAQYRRRLSAGLQVLASYTFAKSLDTVSEESINNFQAPSSKLNPNGDRGPSSFDIRHAFNAALSYHVAAKHVLLRNFGIDGIVRSQSAQPINITTARDPFGLGFTTVSRPDLVVGQPLYLYSEALPGGKRLNPAAFDAATPVAQGRQGTLGRNVLRGFPVAQFDLSLRRTFQLTERTGLQVRADAFNLLNHANFSNPSGLLTNASFGRATSMLGTGLGGLNSLFQLGGPRSVQIALKLQF, encoded by the coding sequence TTGGCTTTCGGCCAAGCTAATACCGCAACGCTGAGTGGCAATGTCGTTGATACGCAACAGCGGGCTGTCTCCGGCGCCCGGGTGACGGTGACGGAGAAATCGAAATCCACCCAGCGCGAGATCGAGACCGATGAGGCCGGCGCTTTCGTGCTGACGCAGTTGCCAGCCAGCACTTATCTCTTACGGATTGAGCACCCGGGCTTTGGGCCTGTCGAATATGCTGCGGTTGTTCTCCATGCAGGGGACCAGCGCAGTTTGCGGATCGCACTGGCGCCGGCACAAGTGGGCGAGTCGGTGACTGTTAGCTCGGAGGCGCCGCTGGTGAGCGATTCCGCGGTGGTCGCAACGAGTGTCGACCGGCACTTCTTTGAGAACCAACCGATGAATGGCCGCAGTTTCCAATCGCTGATTGCCTTGGCGCCTGGCGTCACCCCGGCGGCCGCGAATCTTGTCACTCCCGGCCAGTTCAGCATCAATGGCCAGCGCACGAATGCGAATTACTTCACGGTTGATGGGGTCAGCGCGAACTTTGCGACTTCCGCTTCGGTCACGCCTTACGAGAATGGTGGCGGTGTTCCTGCTTTCTCCGCGCTGGGCAGTACAAACAGCCTTGCCTCGGTGGATGCGGTGCAGGAGTTCACAATCCAAACCTCTACCTATGCGGCGGAGTACGGCAGGCAGCCTGGCGGGCAGATCGCGATTGTGACGCGTTCGGGATCCAGCAACTTCCATGGCACGCTGTTTGAGTACTTTCGGAATTCGGTCTTCGATGCGAGTAACTTCTTTGCAAATGCGGCAGGACTGCCAAAGCCAGCCATCAAGCTGAATGACTTTGGCGGCACCCTCGGTGGCCCCATCGCCAAGCGCACTTTCTTCTTTGCTTCCTATGAAGGGCTTCGTTTGCGCCAACCCTTTGTGACGGTGCCGCTGCAAGTGCCGAGCCTGACGGCCCGTGCCGCGGCGACAGGGCCGATTCGCGACATCCTGAATGCCTTTCCGCTGCCGGTGAATGCGCCGTTGGCTAGCGACCCGACGACGGTTCCTTATCAGGCCAGCTTCTCGAATCCATCGGCGCTGAACGCCACCAGTTTCCGCATCGATCATCAGTTCAACAATCGCTACAGCGTCTTTGGCCGCTACAACTACGCTCCTTCTTCCAATCAGGAGCGGGCAAAGTACTGCGCCGCCAGTTGCGTCTCGGACACCTCTGCCCTGACGGAGACGACGACACTTGGTCTTACGGCGGTGTTCACGCCGCGGCTCACCAACGATCTCCGTTTGAACTTCAGCCGCTCCCGAACGGTGCTCTCCTACTTCATCGATACCTTTGGCGGCGCGGTGGTCCCGCCTGCTTCCGCGCTCTATCCAGGCTTTACCGATGGCAGCAAGGGCTACGCTTACATCCAGGTGGATGGGGTGGGCGACAACACCATCAGCGATGGGCTCTTTGTGAACAACCGCCAGCGGCAACTCAATTTTGTCGACACCTTGTCTTGGACACTCGGCGCTCATTCGCTGAAATTCGGCTTCGATGCGCGCTATCTCGCTCCGATTTCGGATGCCGGCTCTTATCGCCGCCAGTTCAACCCGAATAGCATCCAGCTTCTGACCCAAGGCCTGTCTTCGGACGCGAGCATTGTTGCGCCCCAGTATGCGCTGGCGCCACGCTACACCAACCTCTCGGCCTTTGCACAAGACACTTGGCGGCTGCATCCCCGCTTGACCCTGACGGCGGGCTTGCGCTGGGACGTCAATCCGGCGCCCAGCGAGGCGAATGGACATCTGCCCTATACGGTTCGCGACCTCAAGCTCTTGCCTCTTGGGGACAAGTTTTATAACACAGACTACAAGGGTTTTGCGCCTCGTTTGGGAATCAGCGCGCAGCCCTTCGCGCAGAAACGTACCGTGCTGCGCGGCGGAGTTGGACTGTTCTACGACCTGGGGACTTCGTTCCTCGGCAACGCGTTTAGTACGAGCCTCTTCCCCAATTCGAGATCCAAGACCTTCTCACAGATTGCCTACACCGATCCGGCCTTTGCGGTGCAGCCCGCGGCGGTGAGTTTGAATCCTCCTTACCCTCGTGTGTTCCAGTACCAGCCGGATTACCGGTTGCCTTACACCGTCCAGTACAGCCTGGCGCTGGAGCAACCCATTGGGACAGCAAACGCGATTTCTGTCAGCTATGTCGGGTCGATCGGCCGCCGTCTGGGTCGTGTGAGCAGCTTGCGCAACCCAACGCCTGACTTCACCCGCATCGATCTGGTCACGAACGACGGTAGTTCTTCCTACAACTCGCTGCAGGCGCAGTATCGCCGCCGCCTTTCGGCAGGCTTGCAGGTGCTGGCCTCTTATACCTTTGCGAAGTCCCTCGACACGGTGTCTGAGGAGTCGATCAACAACTTCCAGGCTCCCTCGAGCAAGTTGAACCCGAATGGCGATCGCGGGCCCTCATCTTTTGACATTCGCCATGCCTTCAATGCGGCGCTCAGCTATCATGTCGCGGCCAAGCATGTTCTGCTGCGCAACTTTGGCATCGACGGCATCGTCCGTTCGCAAAGCGCGCAGCCGATCAACATCACCACAGCGCGGGATCCCTTCGGGCTGGGCTTTACAACGGTTTCTCGTCCCGATCTAGTCGTTGGCCAGCCCTTATATCTGTATAGCGAAGCACTGCCGGGCGGGAAGCGTCTGAATCCGGCTGCCTTTGATGCCGCCACGCCGGTGGCGCAAGGCCGCCAAGGAACTTTAGGCCGCAATGTGTTGCGAGGCTTTCCCGTGGCCCAATTCGACCTTTCGCTGCGCCGCACTTTCCAGCTCACGGAGCGCACCGGACTACAAGTGCGCGCCGATGCGTTCAACCTCTTGAATCATGCAAACTTCTCGAATCCAAGCGGCTTGCTGACGAATGCGAGCTTTGGGCGTGCGACCTCAATGTTGGGCACTGGGCTCGGCGGCTTGAACTCGCTGTTCCAGCTTGGCGGTCCCCGATCGGTGCAGATTGCATTGAAACTACAATTTTGA
- a CDS encoding aminotransferase class V-fold PLP-dependent enzyme, whose translation MFNSLRKVARRYFGQELLGRVGAMSLPTLFGASSVAMAQSNSGLRLGTDIYRSIGITPLINCRGTLTIVGGSLMLQEVREAYDAASRQYVHIDEMMDSIGKRLATLTGAEYGMVSSGCSAAIAHATAACVAGSNPDLHVRIPNLEGFAKDEVIIPKRSRNVYDAAVRSIGVRIIEVSTPEELEAAIGPRTAMIYIYAGPQAEAEPLPFPTVTRIANQKKVPVMVDAAAELLTVPNVHLERGATLVGYSGGKVLRGPQACGILIGRKDLIQAAWMHSAPHHGYGRSMKIGKEEAMAMLMAVEMWFKRDHKAEMRQYLSWLDDLSARVKKVDGVNTTIREASGLSNHTPNLYIRWDANKLGITGEELTKILYTTEPRVALAGGGGNRNAPSGETGIQIAAFMMQPGDSKIVGDRVAQILGEKRPTRSVPALAPPVTNLSGKWEVKIQFTCGSTTHYLHLKQDQNRIEGTHQGDFVSRDLIGTIDGKQVRFASSYNESHGDNLSFRFTGNADGDSMSGDLDMGEYMNAKWTATRYAFRG comes from the coding sequence ATGTTCAATTCATTGCGTAAAGTCGCCCGCAGATATTTCGGGCAGGAGTTGTTAGGACGGGTGGGGGCGATGTCGTTGCCCACTCTGTTCGGGGCCTCAAGCGTTGCGATGGCGCAGAGTAACAGCGGGTTGCGCCTCGGAACGGACATCTATCGCTCGATTGGCATCACCCCCTTGATCAACTGCCGGGGCACCCTGACCATTGTCGGCGGGTCCTTGATGCTGCAGGAAGTCCGCGAAGCCTACGATGCCGCGTCGCGCCAATACGTCCATATCGACGAGATGATGGACAGCATCGGCAAGCGGCTGGCGACTCTGACAGGCGCAGAGTATGGCATGGTGAGCTCGGGCTGCTCGGCAGCCATCGCCCACGCCACCGCTGCTTGCGTCGCCGGCTCCAACCCGGACTTGCATGTCCGCATCCCGAATCTTGAAGGCTTCGCAAAAGACGAAGTCATCATCCCCAAGCGCTCGCGCAACGTGTACGATGCAGCGGTGCGTTCGATCGGCGTCCGCATCATTGAAGTGAGCACGCCCGAAGAGTTGGAAGCGGCCATCGGACCTCGTACGGCGATGATCTACATCTACGCAGGGCCGCAAGCCGAAGCAGAACCGCTGCCCTTCCCCACCGTCACCCGCATTGCCAATCAAAAGAAGGTTCCCGTGATGGTGGACGCAGCGGCAGAACTGCTCACGGTGCCGAATGTCCATCTCGAACGTGGCGCGACGCTCGTCGGCTATAGCGGTGGCAAGGTGCTGCGCGGCCCGCAGGCCTGCGGCATCCTGATTGGCCGTAAAGATCTGATCCAGGCGGCCTGGATGCACAGCGCGCCACATCATGGCTATGGCCGCTCGATGAAGATTGGCAAAGAAGAAGCAATGGCGATGCTGATGGCTGTCGAAATGTGGTTTAAGCGCGACCACAAGGCGGAGATGAGGCAGTATCTGAGTTGGCTTGATGACCTGTCCGCTCGCGTGAAGAAAGTAGACGGAGTCAACACCACCATCCGCGAGGCGAGCGGCCTCTCCAATCACACCCCGAACTTGTACATCCGCTGGGATGCGAACAAACTCGGCATCACGGGTGAGGAATTGACCAAGATTCTCTACACGACGGAGCCGCGCGTCGCACTGGCTGGTGGCGGAGGCAATCGCAATGCCCCCTCCGGAGAGACAGGAATCCAGATCGCTGCGTTTATGATGCAGCCCGGCGACTCAAAGATTGTCGGCGATCGCGTCGCACAAATCCTCGGAGAGAAGCGCCCCACGCGCAGCGTTCCTGCCTTGGCTCCCCCAGTCACCAATCTCAGCGGCAAGTGGGAAGTCAAGATCCAATTCACCTGCGGCAGCACGACGCACTATCTGCATCTCAAACAGGATCAGAATCGCATTGAGGGGACTCACCAAGGTGACTTCGTTTCCCGCGATCTCATCGGCACGATCGATGGTAAACAAGTGCGCTTTGCCAGTTCCTACAATGAGTCGCATGGCGACAATCTCTCCTTCCGCTTCACCGGAAACGCCGACGGAGACAGCATGTCTGGCGATCTCGACATGGGCGAATACATGAATGCGAAATGGACGGCGACGCGCTACGCGTTTCGAGGCTAG
- a CDS encoding PQQ-dependent dehydrogenase, methanol/ethanol family encodes MKRFALLLLPLACLAQTPSGKRLFEARCAMCHGADAAGGERGPSLIAHPVSREIIRNGKPASGMPAFAFSDDEMNAVVGYIESRAPRQQKAVEKTVTVGGRSIEGLVQNESNFDQQLLGRDGRLYLIDRAASRIESPEPLSFASIAQPQEGEWPTYNGNLNGNRHSSLREIHRGNVSKLAPRWIFTLPNAKRLEGTPLVANGVMYMSAANEVFALDARSGRQIWHFQMPLTKGVIGDAASAINRGVALLGDRVFLVTDHAHLLALDRLSGKLIWDTKMADFKEHYGTTSAPLIVKDLVITGSSGGDEGARGFIAAYRASTGEEVWRHWTMPAPGDPEAATWKGRAIEHGCGAPWLTGSYDPQLSLLYWTTGNPCPDYNGDERIGDNLYTSSVLALEPETGKRRWYFQFTPHDLHDWDAAQPVLLVDAPFQGKPRKLLLQANRNGFFYVLDRVSGEFLLGEKYVKKMDWASGLTQTGRPILVPGKEPSEAGTQACPAVEGASNWMSSSYSAATGLFYVMTLERCSIYLKSAAWWEPGKSFYGGGTNRVPGENGEKILRAIHVATGKIAWEYPQIGSANSWGGVLSTDGGLVFFGEDSGAFAAVDAKTGAPLWHFQTSQLWKASPMSYRAGGRQFIAIAAGGAILAFGLPE; translated from the coding sequence ATGAAGCGCTTTGCCCTCTTGCTACTGCCTCTGGCATGTCTGGCCCAAACGCCCTCTGGAAAACGTCTCTTTGAAGCCCGCTGTGCGATGTGCCATGGCGCGGACGCCGCAGGCGGCGAACGAGGCCCAAGCCTGATAGCCCACCCCGTGTCGCGCGAGATCATTCGCAACGGCAAGCCCGCCAGCGGCATGCCCGCCTTTGCGTTTTCAGACGACGAGATGAACGCCGTGGTGGGCTATATCGAATCGAGAGCTCCCCGCCAGCAGAAGGCGGTCGAGAAGACGGTCACCGTTGGGGGCCGCAGCATCGAAGGCCTGGTGCAAAACGAGAGCAACTTCGATCAGCAGTTGCTCGGCCGCGACGGGCGTCTCTATCTGATCGATCGCGCCGCGTCTCGCATCGAAAGCCCGGAGCCGCTGAGCTTCGCCTCCATCGCCCAGCCGCAAGAAGGCGAATGGCCCACCTACAACGGCAATCTGAACGGCAACCGGCACAGCAGCCTGCGCGAGATCCACCGTGGCAATGTCAGCAAGCTTGCGCCGCGCTGGATCTTCACCCTCCCGAACGCAAAGCGCCTCGAAGGCACGCCGCTTGTCGCAAACGGCGTGATGTACATGAGTGCGGCGAATGAAGTGTTTGCGCTTGATGCCCGTAGTGGGCGGCAGATCTGGCACTTCCAGATGCCGCTCACCAAGGGCGTCATCGGCGATGCGGCCAGCGCCATCAATCGTGGTGTCGCGCTGCTGGGAGACCGCGTCTTTTTGGTGACCGATCATGCCCATCTGCTCGCGCTCGACCGGCTGAGCGGCAAACTGATCTGGGACACGAAGATGGCCGACTTCAAGGAGCACTACGGCACTACCTCGGCGCCGTTGATTGTGAAAGATCTGGTGATCACCGGCAGTTCTGGCGGCGATGAGGGCGCACGCGGTTTTATCGCCGCCTATCGCGCCTCGACAGGCGAGGAAGTCTGGAGGCATTGGACGATGCCTGCGCCGGGCGACCCCGAAGCGGCCACATGGAAAGGCCGCGCGATCGAGCATGGCTGTGGCGCTCCTTGGCTCACTGGGTCCTACGATCCGCAACTCTCCCTGTTGTATTGGACCACCGGCAATCCCTGCCCCGACTATAACGGCGACGAGCGGATTGGCGACAACCTCTATACCAGCTCTGTGCTGGCGCTCGAACCAGAAACCGGCAAGCGCCGCTGGTACTTCCAGTTCACCCCGCACGATCTGCACGATTGGGACGCCGCACAACCGGTGTTGCTGGTGGATGCCCCCTTCCAAGGCAAGCCGAGAAAACTTTTGTTGCAGGCCAACCGCAACGGCTTCTTCTATGTGCTGGACCGGGTAAGCGGCGAATTTCTGCTCGGCGAAAAGTACGTCAAGAAGATGGATTGGGCGAGTGGACTCACCCAAACAGGCCGGCCGATCCTGGTGCCGGGCAAAGAGCCAAGCGAAGCAGGCACGCAGGCCTGTCCTGCCGTCGAAGGCGCGTCCAATTGGATGTCCAGCAGCTACAGCGCGGCCACTGGCCTCTTCTATGTGATGACGCTCGAGCGTTGCAGCATCTATCTGAAGTCGGCGGCGTGGTGGGAGCCCGGAAAGAGTTTCTACGGAGGCGGCACCAACCGCGTGCCGGGTGAGAATGGCGAAAAAATCCTGCGCGCGATCCACGTCGCAACCGGCAAGATCGCCTGGGAATACCCGCAGATTGGCAGCGCGAATTCCTGGGGCGGTGTGCTGTCTACCGACGGCGGGCTGGTCTTCTTTGGCGAGGATAGCGGCGCCTTTGCCGCCGTCGACGCCAAGACCGGAGCACCGCTCTGGCACTTCCAAACCAGCCAGTTGTGGAAGGCTTCTCCAATGAGCTATCGCGCCGGCGGCAGGCAGTTCATTGCCATTGCCGCGGGTGGCGCCATTCTTGCCTTTGGCCTCCCAGAGTAG
- a CDS encoding GMC oxidoreductase: MPQNPRNQDTYDAVVVGSGAGGGTAVQVLIEKGLKVALLEAGPMLDPRTEFKEHKWPSDYDHRGAEEGGAQYFGKGKPFGFFSTTSGGWQLEGEPYTVGEGSQFQWFRSRILGGRTNHYGRMSFRFAEYDFKPHDKDGLGTNWPISYQDIAPYYDKAEEFIGVCGTQENVASCPDGKFHTAPPPKVHEALIKKACDKLGIICIANRRAIITKALNGRAPCHYCGQCGRGCQTASAYSSAQVQVFPAMKSGRLKIFDLAMVREVLMDGNGKATGILFIDKKTRTEQIIRAKTVILAASACESTRILLNSKTKEFPNGIGNGSGLLGRFLMDTVGFGLSGYVPAMEGMPHYDTDGYGGAHLFMPWWLWDQHKKLDFPRGYHIEIGGGYGMPGVGSYHGAARRYGYGADMKKQIRDGYGAAIAFAGRGEMIPNDHSYCEIDPNVVDRWGIPVLKFHFKWSDHEWRQARHMEKTFADIITTMGGRVSGLSAAQREADGISVPGTIIHEVGGARMGTSAKNSVLNGYCQSHEVKNLFVMDGASFVSNPDKNPTLTINALAWRACDYMAEELRKGNV, encoded by the coding sequence ATGCCCCAAAATCCACGCAATCAAGACACGTATGATGCCGTAGTTGTCGGCTCCGGCGCGGGTGGCGGCACAGCCGTTCAGGTATTGATCGAGAAGGGCCTGAAAGTGGCCCTGCTCGAAGCAGGCCCGATGCTGGACCCGCGCACCGAGTTCAAAGAACACAAATGGCCCTCTGACTACGACCATCGTGGCGCGGAAGAAGGCGGCGCCCAGTATTTTGGCAAAGGAAAGCCCTTTGGCTTCTTTTCGACCACCAGTGGCGGTTGGCAGCTCGAAGGCGAGCCCTACACCGTCGGCGAAGGCAGCCAGTTCCAGTGGTTCCGCTCCCGGATTCTCGGTGGACGCACCAACCACTACGGCCGCATGTCCTTCCGCTTTGCCGAATATGACTTCAAGCCGCACGACAAGGACGGTCTGGGTACCAACTGGCCCATCAGCTACCAGGACATCGCACCCTATTACGACAAGGCCGAAGAGTTCATCGGCGTCTGCGGCACCCAAGAGAATGTAGCGTCCTGCCCCGATGGCAAGTTCCACACCGCGCCGCCGCCGAAGGTGCACGAAGCGCTGATCAAGAAGGCTTGCGACAAGCTCGGCATCATCTGCATTGCGAATCGCCGGGCGATCATCACCAAGGCCTTGAATGGCCGCGCGCCTTGCCACTATTGCGGCCAGTGCGGCCGCGGTTGCCAGACCGCATCGGCTTACTCCTCGGCGCAGGTACAGGTGTTCCCGGCCATGAAGTCCGGCCGGCTGAAGATCTTTGACCTCGCGATGGTGCGCGAGGTGTTGATGGACGGCAACGGCAAGGCCACCGGCATCCTGTTCATCGACAAGAAGACACGCACAGAGCAGATTATCCGTGCGAAAACCGTGATTCTGGCCGCCAGCGCCTGTGAATCGACGCGCATCCTGTTGAACTCAAAGACCAAGGAATTCCCCAACGGCATCGGCAATGGTTCGGGCCTGCTTGGACGCTTCCTGATGGACACGGTGGGCTTTGGATTGTCCGGTTATGTTCCGGCCATGGAAGGCATGCCGCACTATGACACCGACGGTTACGGCGGGGCGCACTTGTTCATGCCCTGGTGGCTATGGGATCAGCACAAGAAGCTCGATTTCCCGCGCGGCTATCACATCGAAATTGGCGGCGGCTATGGCATGCCCGGTGTCGGCTCCTATCATGGAGCGGCCCGGCGCTATGGCTATGGCGCGGACATGAAGAAGCAGATTCGCGACGGCTACGGGGCGGCGATTGCCTTTGCCGGCCGTGGCGAAATGATCCCGAACGATCATTCCTACTGCGAGATCGATCCCAATGTGGTCGATCGCTGGGGCATCCCCGTGTTGAAGTTCCATTTCAAGTGGAGCGACCACGAATGGCGGCAAGCCCGGCACATGGAAAAGACCTTTGCCGACATCATCACGACGATGGGCGGCCGCGTCTCTGGCCTGAGCGCCGCACAGCGCGAAGCCGACGGCATCTCGGTTCCCGGCACGATCATCCACGAGGTGGGTGGCGCGCGCATGGGCACCTCAGCAAAGAATTCCGTGCTGAATGGCTATTGCCAATCGCATGAAGTGAAAAATCTATTCGTCATGGATGGGGCGAGCTTCGTCTCCAATCCGGACAAGAATCCCACTCTCACCATCAACGCTCTCGCCTGGCGCGCTTGCGACTACATGGCCGAAGAATTGAGGAAGGGCAATGTCTAA
- a CDS encoding gluconate 2-dehydrogenase subunit 3 family protein — MSNFVSVETFDRRALIRGLAIALTAVGSMDLDAAQQVHTETAAEKARGNYKVKAFEPNEFKTLERLAELIVPKDEKSGSARDAGAPEFIDTLSSQNEKLADIFHGGLAWLDSEMRKRYQTTFVGAKPAQQTEMLDVLVAAERAEAARRGEELVYQKSSLYKDFSGYTVQRANELGPGIVFFDWVRKMTVDAFYTSPIGVKDLNYLGNRAYSKYTVPQESMDYAMKRSPFA, encoded by the coding sequence ATGTCTAACTTCGTTTCCGTCGAAACATTTGACCGCCGCGCGCTGATTCGCGGCTTAGCCATCGCGCTGACAGCCGTGGGCTCGATGGATCTCGATGCCGCACAGCAAGTTCATACCGAGACCGCAGCCGAGAAGGCGCGCGGCAACTACAAGGTGAAAGCCTTTGAGCCGAACGAGTTCAAGACGCTCGAGCGCTTGGCCGAGTTGATCGTGCCCAAGGACGAGAAATCGGGCAGTGCGCGCGATGCCGGCGCGCCCGAGTTCATCGATACGCTTTCGAGCCAGAACGAGAAGCTGGCCGACATCTTCCACGGTGGGCTTGCCTGGCTCGATTCTGAGATGCGCAAGCGCTACCAGACGACTTTCGTCGGCGCAAAGCCCGCGCAACAGACGGAGATGCTCGACGTCCTGGTGGCTGCCGAACGCGCAGAAGCCGCCCGGCGCGGCGAAGAACTGGTCTACCAGAAGTCCTCGCTGTACAAGGATTTCAGTGGCTACACCGTCCAACGGGCCAATGAACTGGGCCCCGGAATCGTGTTCTTCGACTGGGTGCGCAAGATGACCGTCGATGCGTTCTACACCAGCCCGATCGGCGTCAAGGACCTGAACTATCTGGGCAACCGTGCCTACAGCAAGTACACCGTGCCGCAGGAATCCATGGACTACGCCATGAAGCGAAGCCCGTTTGCCTGA
- the rpiA gene encoding ribose-5-phosphate isomerase RpiA, with protein sequence MVNLDAEKLVAARRAVEFVEDGQVVGLGTGSTAAHAIREIGRRVREGLQIVAIPTSLATEALARSLGIPLTNFDEHQKIDIAIDGADEIDSNLVAIKGGGGAFLREKIVAQAATRMICIIDSSKLVPQIGAAKLPIEVLPFAAGFVQAAVAAMGAQVSLRRKADGSLFATDQGNAVLDARFGLLSNPEALARKLTSIPGLLAHGLFLSEIDELITGRGDQAECLRRSA encoded by the coding sequence ATGGTGAATTTAGACGCAGAAAAGCTCGTCGCCGCGCGACGAGCAGTTGAATTTGTCGAGGACGGCCAGGTGGTCGGCCTCGGCACAGGCAGTACAGCCGCTCATGCGATTCGCGAAATCGGAAGGCGAGTGCGGGAGGGGCTGCAGATTGTCGCAATCCCCACCTCGCTCGCCACCGAAGCACTCGCGCGCAGCCTGGGCATCCCACTCACCAACTTTGACGAACACCAGAAGATCGACATCGCCATTGACGGCGCCGACGAGATCGATTCGAATCTGGTAGCGATCAAGGGCGGCGGCGGCGCCTTCCTGCGCGAGAAGATTGTCGCCCAAGCGGCCACGCGGATGATCTGCATCATCGATTCGAGCAAGCTGGTGCCGCAGATTGGCGCCGCCAAGCTGCCCATTGAAGTGCTGCCCTTTGCCGCGGGCTTTGTCCAAGCCGCAGTCGCTGCAATGGGTGCGCAAGTGAGCCTGCGCCGCAAGGCCGATGGCAGCTTGTTTGCCACCGACCAGGGCAATGCCGTGCTCGACGCCCGCTTCGGTTTGCTCTCCAACCCCGAGGCGCTGGCCAGGAAGCTGACTTCGATTCCTGGCCTCTTAGCGCACGGTCTCTTTCTCTCTGAGATCGATGAGCTGATCACCGGCCGCGGCGATCAGGCCGAGTGTTTGCGGCGCTCAGCGTAG